In Acidobacteriota bacterium, one genomic interval encodes:
- a CDS encoding efflux RND transporter periplasmic adaptor subunit: MKRRTKIIIGSIVVAIIAAVVIVSIQYSKPKGKQVRTTKVEKKNLTSLVTANGTIQARTKVELSANIMGQITELNVEEGMRVKKGDLLLVIDQTRYAAAVDSRRWGLKALEAELVRSREATAQARRDLERIERQFHEKIIPEAEYDRAKSLYDQNMATEERVERQVAQAKAELAAAEDELTKTEIRAPMDGIVTRRNVERGEVVVTGTMNNPGTVLMTISDMASVEAELEVDQTDVPLLRIGQKASVLIDAFPDTSFPGVVSEIGSSPIQGLSALGGSATGTDYKVKVALTEHPEQLRPGLTVTADIETGRRENVLAIPMGALVLRDEEEKNLPDAKGEERQATEAGKIESVASRARDVEGVYIVENGKAVFRKVKTGIKGELDVEALEGLKEGEEIIVGPFSALRELKPGDKITVNNTLGAGESKEESK, translated from the coding sequence ATGAAAAGGAGAACGAAAATCATCATCGGATCAATCGTGGTTGCAATCATAGCCGCAGTGGTTATCGTTTCGATTCAGTACAGCAAGCCGAAGGGGAAGCAGGTACGCACGACGAAGGTCGAAAAGAAGAATCTCACCTCCCTTGTGACCGCCAATGGGACGATTCAGGCACGAACAAAGGTCGAACTCTCAGCCAACATCATGGGGCAGATCACAGAGCTCAACGTGGAGGAGGGAATGCGGGTCAAGAAGGGCGATCTTCTCCTTGTCATCGATCAGACCCGCTATGCCGCGGCGGTTGATTCTCGCAGGTGGGGCCTTAAAGCTCTTGAAGCAGAGCTTGTCCGGTCCCGCGAAGCGACGGCACAGGCGAGACGTGATCTCGAACGGATCGAGCGCCAGTTCCATGAGAAGATCATTCCGGAAGCCGAATACGACCGTGCGAAGAGTCTCTATGACCAGAATATGGCAACAGAGGAACGGGTGGAAAGGCAAGTGGCTCAGGCGAAAGCGGAGCTGGCGGCCGCCGAAGATGAGCTGACAAAGACGGAGATTCGCGCTCCCATGGATGGCATCGTGACCCGCCGCAATGTCGAGCGTGGTGAAGTTGTGGTGACCGGGACGATGAACAACCCCGGCACGGTCCTCATGACCATCTCTGATATGGCGAGTGTGGAAGCGGAGCTCGAGGTGGATCAGACCGATGTTCCACTCCTGCGCATCGGTCAGAAGGCCTCAGTCTTGATCGATGCTTTTCCTGATACTTCCTTCCCGGGAGTTGTCTCGGAGATTGGAAGCAGCCCCATCCAGGGTTTATCAGCCCTGGGAGGCTCAGCCACGGGTACGGACTACAAGGTCAAGGTTGCTCTCACCGAACACCCTGAACAACTCCGCCCGGGTCTCACCGTCACGGCTGACATCGAGACTGGCAGGCGAGAAAATGTCCTTGCCATCCCGATGGGGGCTCTGGTCCTCCGCGATGAAGAGGAGAAGAATCTGCCCGATGCGAAGGGAGAAGAGCGCCAGGCTACCGAGGCTGGAAAAATAGAATCGGTTGCCTCCCGCGCGCGGGATGTGGAGGGAGTTTATATTGTCGAGAATGGAAAGGCTGTCTTTCGCAAGGTCAAGACCGGGATCAAGGGGGAACTCGATGTTGAAGCACTGGAAGGTCTCAAGGAAGGTGAGGAGATTATAGTTGGTCCTTTCAGCGCGCTGCGTGAGCTGAAACCCGGGGATAAAATCACCGTGAACAATACTCTCGGAGCTGGGGAATCTAAGGAAGAATCGAAGTGA
- a CDS encoding GNAT family N-acetyltransferase, whose product MEPETRFAIVVDDQAAGVIAFGLHRDVERVSAEIGYWLGEPFWNRGIMTEALKAVTEYAIKKHQLARIYALPFEWNHASCRVLQKAGYLLERRMLRSAIKMVRSSTSSSTSTLS is encoded by the coding sequence ATGGAACCTGAGACACGGTTTGCGATTGTGGTTGATGACCAAGCAGCCGGAGTCATTGCCTTCGGTCTTCATCGTGATGTGGAGCGCGTTTCAGCCGAGATAGGTTACTGGCTCGGCGAACCGTTCTGGAATCGCGGGATCATGACGGAGGCACTCAAGGCTGTAACCGAATATGCCATCAAGAAGCACCAACTTGCCCGCATTTACGCCCTTCCATTTGAATGGAATCATGCTTCATGCCGGGTATTGCAGAAAGCCGGATATTTGCTGGAAAGGCGCATGCTTCGAAGCGCCATCAAGATGGTAAGATCATCGACCAGTTCCTCTACGTCTACATTGTCTTAG
- a CDS encoding aminotransferase class IV has translation MIESGKKTIYFFERGNPSPLGAALLPLSSNAVQYGMGLFETMRVYSSVVPFLDEHLERAERSMSILGLKCDLPREELKNTIYRSINESSIQEGSVKILFPVNDASFEISRYAVIVSGEIPYASDIHEQGGRAIILGWRKNSRSRLSGMKTFNYMENLLARMEANRKGFDEAILLNEKGNICEGAFSNLFFIKGKVIYTPSPGQGILSGITRGKVIRIASQSGFKIYEGKVAVSRIKDVHEAFMTSSLAEIISLVEIGKIRIGNGIPGEKTRTLHDLYRRAIHNEIMKINSTLRRQV, from the coding sequence ATGATTGAATCCGGAAAAAAGACGATCTATTTCTTCGAGAGAGGGAATCCATCGCCGCTGGGCGCGGCTTTGCTCCCGCTTTCCTCTAACGCTGTCCAGTATGGGATGGGACTATTTGAGACTATGAGGGTCTACTCGTCGGTTGTTCCCTTTCTTGACGAACATCTGGAAAGGGCTGAGAGGTCAATGAGCATCCTCGGCCTGAAGTGTGATCTCCCCCGTGAAGAACTGAAGAATACGATTTACAGGTCGATCAATGAAAGCTCCATTCAGGAAGGATCTGTCAAGATCCTCTTTCCAGTCAACGATGCCTCGTTTGAGATCAGCCGATACGCCGTTATAGTTTCCGGGGAGATTCCTTACGCTTCAGACATCCACGAACAAGGAGGAAGAGCCATCATCCTTGGATGGAGGAAGAATAGCCGGTCGCGACTTTCGGGAATGAAGACGTTTAATTATATGGAGAATCTTCTGGCGAGAATGGAGGCAAATAGAAAGGGTTTCGATGAGGCAATTCTTTTAAACGAGAAAGGGAATATCTGTGAGGGGGCTTTCTCTAATCTCTTCTTCATCAAGGGGAAGGTAATATACACTCCCTCTCCAGGGCAGGGGATCCTCTCCGGGATCACGAGGGGAAAGGTTATCCGAATAGCGAGTCAAAGCGGGTTCAAAATCTACGAGGGGAAGGTGGCAGTATCGAGAATCAAGGATGTCCATGAGGCATTCATGACATCCTCACTGGCGGAAATTATCTCTCTCGTAGAGATTGGGAAGATTAGAATCGGGAACGGAATCCCCGGAGAAAAGACCAGGACGCTCCATGACCTCTATAGAAGAGCGATCCACAATGAAATCATGAAGATCAATTCAACCCTCAGGAGACAGGTATGA
- a CDS encoding ABC transporter permease: MARFENAASAFRYMNMYKLRSALTCLGIIIGVATVIVMVSLIQGFNQQFIASFRSFGAYLVQFQKLEADFGGPPREEERLRPNLTLDDAEAIRRYAWAIAYVSPERWHFSDINVRYRDRRATGAIVGGVTAVYPEANSHFVGRGRFFTQGEELHSAQVAVIGKGVAEALFPRLDPLGRMISINGRPFEVIGIFEQKGSFLDQGGADQQMVIPMGIFDQIWPEAKKDYGCVIATVPKKPEWVELAIEQGTQILRDRRGLRFDQPNNFAIRTPDRYIRTFRQVTGGISTATLVIAGISLVIGGVGVMNIMLMNVKQRTREIGIRKALGARSRDILQQFLTEAVTLSLAGGAAGVMVGIGIAQLVGYASPFPAKFSIEAIMAGLGVSVLVGLFFGTYPAWKASRLNPIESLRYE, encoded by the coding sequence ATGGCGAGATTCGAAAACGCCGCTTCGGCGTTCAGATACATGAACATGTACAAACTGCGATCCGCGCTGACATGCCTCGGGATCATTATCGGAGTTGCCACCGTCATCGTCATGGTTTCTCTGATTCAGGGGTTCAATCAACAGTTCATCGCTTCATTCCGGAGCTTTGGCGCCTATCTTGTACAGTTCCAGAAGCTCGAGGCAGATTTTGGTGGTCCTCCTCGGGAAGAGGAGCGGCTCCGTCCCAATCTGACTCTTGATGACGCTGAAGCGATACGACGATATGCCTGGGCAATCGCTTATGTCTCTCCCGAAAGATGGCATTTCAGTGATATAAATGTTCGTTACCGCGACCGGCGGGCGACAGGAGCGATTGTCGGCGGTGTTACGGCCGTGTATCCTGAGGCCAATAGCCACTTCGTTGGCCGGGGTCGGTTCTTCACACAGGGAGAAGAACTCCACTCAGCGCAGGTGGCGGTGATAGGCAAGGGAGTTGCCGAAGCTCTCTTCCCTCGATTGGATCCTCTGGGCAGGATGATCTCAATCAATGGCCGCCCCTTTGAGGTCATCGGCATATTTGAGCAGAAGGGCTCCTTCCTGGATCAGGGCGGTGCCGATCAACAGATGGTGATCCCGATGGGAATCTTTGACCAGATCTGGCCCGAAGCAAAGAAAGACTATGGATGTGTCATCGCCACGGTGCCGAAGAAGCCCGAGTGGGTTGAGCTGGCCATCGAGCAGGGGACACAGATTCTGCGAGACCGGCGGGGTCTGCGATTTGACCAGCCGAACAATTTTGCCATCCGGACTCCCGACCGGTATATCCGGACATTCCGTCAGGTCACAGGAGGAATCAGCACGGCGACTCTCGTCATTGCGGGGATCAGCCTGGTTATTGGCGGGGTGGGCGTGATGAACATCATGCTCATGAATGTGAAACAGCGCACTCGTGAGATCGGAATTCGTAAAGCTTTGGGTGCGAGGAGCCGAGACATCCTCCAGCAGTTCCTGACGGAGGCTGTCACTCTATCTCTGGCTGGCGGTGCGGCTGGAGTTATGGTTGGAATCGGGATAGCCCAGCTTGTGGGGTATGCAAGTCCCTTTCCGGCGAAGTTCTCGATTGAGGCGATCATGGCTGGACTTGGAGTATCGGTTCTGGTGGGTCTCTTCTTTGGAACTTACCCGGCCTGGAAAGCCTCACGCCTCAACCCGATTGAATCCCTCCGCTACGAATAA
- a CDS encoding nucleotidyl transferase AbiEii/AbiGii toxin family protein, translating to MIQQNLLKEFGKLRDASFFYLTGGTALAEFYLGHRRSFDLDFFTSEKDLIIPFSRIVEENLSMQEYSFNIIRRFESFVELEVNREGEKIRLHLAYDSPFRFEEPHLSSLGVNVNDYKDLIVDKVLTFFGRWQQRDAVDLYFILQTRPIEELITIAKQKDPGFDLYWFSMALKEVDAFPDDIEKWPVDMLVKLDAGELKSRFLNLARDMMYKIKEENKDGKV from the coding sequence GTGATTCAGCAGAATCTTCTGAAAGAATTCGGTAAGCTCCGTGATGCTTCGTTCTTTTATCTGACGGGTGGTACAGCTCTGGCTGAATTCTATCTGGGGCATCGTCGCTCTTTTGACCTGGATTTCTTCACTTCTGAAAAAGACTTAATCATTCCCTTTTCCAGGATCGTTGAGGAAAACTTGTCAATGCAAGAATACTCATTCAATATTATTCGCCGATTTGAATCGTTCGTCGAGCTGGAAGTCAATAGAGAAGGAGAAAAGATCCGTCTGCATCTTGCCTATGATTCCCCCTTTCGATTTGAGGAGCCACATCTTTCCAGTCTTGGCGTAAATGTCAATGATTATAAGGATCTCATTGTGGATAAAGTTCTCACCTTCTTCGGGAGGTGGCAACAACGGGATGCTGTGGACCTGTATTTCATCCTCCAGACAAGACCGATTGAAGAATTGATCACGATAGCAAAACAGAAAGATCCGGGATTTGATCTTTATTGGTTCAGCATGGCTCTCAAGGAAGTTGACGCCTTTCCGGATGACATAGAAAAATGGCCTGTCGATATGCTTGTGAAATTAGATGCTGGAGAATTAAAGAGTAGATTTTTAAATCTTGCCCGGGACATGATGTATAAAATCAAAGAAGAAAACAAGGATGGGAAGGTGTAG
- a CDS encoding ABC transporter permease, giving the protein MITLEMFRIALESIRAHKMRSFLNLLGIIIAVTTIIAVISVVSGLNEYAANIINQLGPNTFIITKFGIITSREEFLQAMKRKDITLEDVDAVRRLVPKAVRVCPRVFSQQAVYAEGSRLADTFFVGTGPEMPWMVGMELDDGRYFTDVEDRAARPVAVVGWDVKDQLFPNVDPIGRLIKVSGKPFRIVGLLIRQGKIFGQSQDQVVLVPFSSYEKAMGKSRSIDIFVEAPDSNSIPSVMEGVRTVMRSRRGTSYRDPDPFDIIDAEALQSFWRQITFFGFALVIWIASISLLVGGVAIANTMFASIMERTQEIGIRKAIGARRRDIRRQFLFEAMTLSTFGGIVGIGFGWIASKLVEAYTPFPARVSLFLMTIGLVVSVLSGLLAGWVPALRASRLDPVEAIRSE; this is encoded by the coding sequence GTGATCACACTGGAGATGTTCCGGATCGCACTGGAGTCGATCCGTGCCCATAAGATGCGATCGTTCCTGAATCTGCTAGGGATCATCATCGCCGTCACGACGATCATTGCAGTGATCTCCGTGGTCAGCGGTTTGAACGAGTATGCTGCTAACATCATCAACCAGCTTGGACCGAATACATTCATCATCACAAAGTTCGGCATCATAACGAGCCGCGAGGAGTTCCTTCAGGCGATGAAGAGGAAGGATATCACGCTTGAAGATGTCGATGCAGTGCGCCGCCTCGTTCCGAAAGCAGTCCGTGTCTGTCCGCGTGTCTTTTCGCAACAGGCTGTTTATGCCGAGGGGAGCCGGCTTGCGGATACCTTCTTTGTGGGCACGGGACCGGAGATGCCCTGGATGGTGGGGATGGAGCTCGATGATGGGCGCTACTTCACGGATGTGGAAGATCGTGCGGCGCGCCCTGTCGCTGTGGTCGGCTGGGATGTGAAGGATCAACTTTTCCCCAATGTCGATCCGATCGGGCGCTTGATCAAGGTTTCCGGTAAGCCATTCCGGATCGTCGGTCTGTTAATCCGCCAGGGAAAAATCTTCGGTCAGAGTCAGGATCAGGTCGTTCTTGTTCCTTTCTCTTCGTATGAGAAAGCGATGGGAAAGAGCCGCAGCATCGATATCTTCGTTGAGGCCCCTGATTCGAATTCTATCCCTTCCGTCATGGAAGGTGTCCGAACGGTCATGCGCTCGAGGCGAGGAACTTCCTACCGCGATCCCGATCCTTTCGATATCATCGATGCAGAGGCTCTGCAGTCTTTCTGGCGGCAGATCACCTTCTTTGGATTCGCGCTTGTGATCTGGATTGCATCGATATCGCTCCTCGTTGGGGGCGTTGCCATTGCAAACACCATGTTCGCTTCGATCATGGAACGCACTCAGGAAATCGGCATCCGGAAAGCCATTGGCGCGAGGCGCCGAGACATCAGGCGCCAGTTCCTCTTTGAAGCCATGACATTGTCAACATTTGGAGGGATCGTGGGAATTGGTTTTGGCTGGATAGCCTCGAAGCTGGTGGAAGCTTACACCCCGTTTCCGGCGAGGGTTAGTCTCTTTCTCATGACGATAGGTCTTGTCGTGTCCGTTCTTTCAGGCCTCCTCGCCGGATGGGTTCCTGCTCTGAGAGCATCCCGCCTCGACCCTGTTGAAGCGATACGATCAGAATAA
- a CDS encoding TatD family hydrolase, with protein MIDTHAHLDFPQFEKDREKVIEQAFSSGVKAIINIGIDLESSRKSIALADAYESIYATVGFHPHNASRWNEEALKELETLATHPKVVAIGEAGLDFYRNLSSEESQMKAFREQIELALRLNLPIVIHIRNAYKRGLEILSQYFIKREKSGILHCFSGDEEDAREALSLGFHLAFNGTLTYRNSKAAGVVKKLPLNSILIETDCPYLTPEPFRGRRNEPKLVKLVLEKMVELFPSSTFEELDQWTSRNARNVLGIK; from the coding sequence ATGATAGATACGCATGCACATCTTGACTTTCCTCAGTTCGAAAAGGACAGGGAAAAGGTCATTGAGCAGGCTTTTTCATCAGGTGTCAAAGCCATCATCAACATCGGGATAGACCTGGAATCATCACGGAAGTCGATTGCTCTGGCAGATGCTTACGAATCTATTTATGCCACAGTGGGCTTTCATCCTCACAACGCCTCCCGATGGAATGAGGAGGCGCTCAAGGAGCTTGAAACACTCGCCACTCATCCAAAAGTGGTTGCCATCGGTGAGGCCGGTTTGGATTTCTACCGCAACCTCTCCTCCGAGGAGAGCCAGATGAAAGCTTTCCGTGAGCAGATCGAGTTAGCGCTGCGGCTCAACCTCCCCATCGTCATCCATATTCGAAATGCTTATAAAAGGGGACTGGAAATCCTCTCGCAGTACTTCATCAAAAGAGAAAAATCTGGGATTCTTCACTGCTTCTCCGGCGATGAGGAAGACGCCAGGGAAGCCCTCTCACTGGGATTCCATCTTGCCTTCAATGGAACTCTGACCTATCGAAATTCAAAAGCAGCCGGAGTCGTGAAGAAACTTCCTCTCAATTCCATTCTGATTGAGACCGATTGCCCCTATCTGACACCAGAACCCTTCCGGGGGAGAAGGAATGAACCAAAACTGGTGAAATTGGTCTTAGAAAAGATGGTGGAACTTTTTCCTTCTTCCACCTTTGAGGAGCTTGATCAATGGACCTCCCGGAATGCGAGAAACGTCTTGGGGATCAAATGA